A genomic window from Lactobacillus sp. ESL0677 includes:
- the alaS gene encoding alanine--tRNA ligase gives MKKLTSSEFRQMFLDFFKEHGHMVLPSQSLIPQDDPTLLWINSGVATMKKYFDGSVVPKNHRITSSQKSIRTNDIENVGKTARHQTFFEMLGNFSVGDYFKKEAIPWAWEFLTSPDWLGLDKDKLYCTVYPKDTEAQEIWMKTGMPEDHIVKLEENFWDIGEGPCGPDSEIFYDRGQENNDVAEDDPENFPGGENARYLEIWNIVFSQYNHLANGKYVDQPHKNIDTGMGLERVLSILQDAPTNFETDLFMPIIHETEKMTAGKKYEIDDENTPAFKIIADHVRTVSFAIADGALPSNTGRGYVLRRLIRRADLNGQRLGIKGAFLYKLVPVVGEIMQSHYPEVTEQKNFIAKVIKNEEERFQVTLESGLTLLDDLIAKAQNSADKTISGKDAFKLFDTYGFPYELTFESAQDAGLKIDKKGFDTEMQAQKDRARNARGDLQSMGAQDVTLMNIKDKSEFEYGVYEEKHAKLIDIIVNDELVDQTDSETATLIFDKTPFYAERGGQVADHGAIYDQEGELVAEVTDVQHAPNDQNMHFVQVVLPLVKGQEYVLKIDRDRREGLRHSHSATHLLHAALRSILGDHTHQAGSLVEPDYLRFDFTAIEPLTDKELKSVEALVNQKIWEALDVKTTVTDEETGKKMGGLALFDGKYGDKVRVVQMGDFSSEFCGGTHCDNTNQIGIFKITSESAVGAGVRRIEGVMSKKAYEYLAGRSNLLDDIQAEVKSTKPENIIDKIDSLEKELHDSQKQVEDLNLKINQAKAGEIFNDVEQAGNLTVIAKKADVSGMNDLRELADTWKSGNKSDVLVLAAANDGKANMIISLSQKALDKGLKAGDLIKQAAPIFGGGGGGRPNMAQAGGKKPEGLDDAIKAVVEIITKN, from the coding sequence ATGAAGAAACTGACAAGTTCTGAATTTAGACAAATGTTCTTGGACTTCTTTAAAGAACACGGCCATATGGTATTGCCGAGTCAATCACTGATTCCGCAAGATGACCCAACATTATTGTGGATTAACTCTGGAGTTGCCACAATGAAGAAGTATTTTGACGGCTCAGTTGTGCCCAAGAACCACCGAATTACTAGTTCACAAAAATCAATTAGAACTAACGACATTGAGAACGTTGGTAAAACCGCGCGTCACCAAACTTTCTTTGAAATGCTTGGTAATTTTTCGGTTGGTGACTACTTTAAGAAGGAAGCAATTCCGTGGGCTTGGGAGTTTTTAACTAGTCCTGACTGGTTAGGTTTAGATAAGGATAAACTGTACTGTACCGTTTATCCTAAAGATACCGAAGCACAAGAAATTTGGATGAAGACAGGGATGCCTGAAGACCACATTGTGAAGCTAGAAGAAAACTTCTGGGACATTGGTGAAGGCCCATGTGGTCCTGACTCCGAAATCTTTTATGACCGCGGTCAAGAAAATAACGATGTTGCAGAAGACGACCCAGAAAACTTCCCGGGTGGTGAAAATGCACGTTACCTTGAAATTTGGAACATTGTGTTCTCACAATATAACCACTTAGCTAATGGCAAATATGTTGATCAGCCTCATAAGAACATTGATACAGGGATGGGACTAGAACGGGTTCTGTCAATCTTGCAAGATGCACCAACTAACTTTGAAACCGACTTGTTCATGCCAATTATCCATGAAACTGAAAAAATGACGGCTGGCAAGAAGTATGAGATTGATGATGAAAACACGCCGGCATTCAAGATTATTGCCGACCACGTTAGAACCGTCAGCTTTGCGATTGCCGATGGTGCTTTGCCATCAAATACTGGTCGCGGCTATGTTTTACGTCGACTAATCCGTCGTGCAGACTTAAATGGTCAACGCTTGGGTATCAAGGGTGCTTTTCTTTATAAATTAGTGCCAGTTGTTGGTGAAATTATGCAGAGCCACTATCCAGAAGTGACAGAGCAAAAGAACTTTATTGCTAAGGTAATTAAGAATGAGGAAGAAAGATTCCAAGTAACGCTTGAATCTGGCTTGACTTTGCTTGATGACTTGATTGCAAAGGCGCAAAATTCTGCCGATAAAACTATTTCTGGTAAGGATGCCTTTAAGTTATTTGATACTTATGGTTTTCCTTATGAATTAACCTTTGAATCCGCTCAAGATGCCGGCTTAAAGATTGATAAGAAGGGCTTTGACACCGAAATGCAGGCGCAAAAAGACCGAGCACGTAATGCTCGTGGTGACTTGCAATCAATGGGTGCTCAAGATGTTACCTTAATGAATATTAAGGATAAGTCTGAATTTGAATATGGTGTTTATGAAGAAAAGCACGCTAAATTAATCGATATTATCGTTAATGATGAATTGGTTGACCAGACTGATAGTGAGACTGCTACTTTAATTTTTGATAAAACACCATTTTACGCAGAACGTGGTGGTCAAGTAGCTGATCACGGTGCAATTTACGATCAAGAAGGTGAACTTGTTGCCGAAGTAACCGACGTGCAACACGCACCAAACGACCAAAACATGCATTTTGTTCAAGTAGTTTTGCCACTTGTAAAGGGTCAAGAATACGTCTTGAAGATTGACCGTGACCGCCGCGAAGGCTTGCGCCACTCGCACTCAGCAACGCACTTGCTTCATGCAGCACTGCGCAGCATTTTGGGTGACCATACTCACCAAGCCGGTAGTTTAGTTGAACCTGACTATTTACGTTTTGACTTTACAGCCATTGAACCATTAACTGATAAGGAACTTAAGTCAGTCGAAGCTTTGGTCAACCAAAAGATTTGGGAAGCCTTAGATGTTAAGACGACAGTTACTGATGAAGAAACCGGTAAGAAGATGGGCGGGTTGGCCTTGTTCGACGGTAAATACGGCGATAAGGTCCGCGTTGTTCAAATGGGTGACTTCTCTAGTGAGTTCTGTGGTGGGACACACTGTGACAACACCAACCAAATCGGAATTTTCAAGATTACTTCCGAGTCAGCAGTTGGTGCCGGCGTCAGAAGAATTGAAGGGGTTATGTCTAAGAAGGCTTACGAATACTTAGCTGGACGGTCGAACTTACTCGATGATATTCAAGCAGAAGTTAAATCAACTAAGCCAGAAAACATTATCGATAAGATTGATAGCCTTGAAAAAGAACTGCATGACAGTCAAAAGCAAGTTGAAGATCTAAACTTGAAGATTAACCAAGCTAAGGCCGGTGAAATTTTTAATGATGTTGAACAAGCTGGCAATTTGACAGTTATTGCCAAGAAGGCTGACGTTAGCGGAATGAATGATTTGCGTGAACTTGCTGATACGTGGAAGAGTGGCAATAAGTCAGATGTCTTAGTCTTAGCAGCAGCTAATGATGGCAAGGCAAACATGATTATTAGTTTGAGTCAAAAGGCTTTAGACAAGGGCTTGAAGGCTGGCGACTTAATTAAGCAAGCTGCACCAATCTTTGGTGGTGGCGGCGGTGGCCGACCAAATATGGCTCAAGCTGGTGGTAAGAAGCCAGAAGGCCTTGACGATGCTATTAAGGCAGTTGTTGAAATAATTACTAAAAATTAA
- a CDS encoding IreB family regulatory phosphoprotein encodes MSSLDKTMHFDFNQNKGKNVYDTLQDVYDALEEKGYNPINQIVGYLLSGDPAYIPRHNDARNLILKHERDEIIEELVKSYLGKDK; translated from the coding sequence ATGAGTTCGCTAGATAAAACAATGCATTTTGATTTTAATCAAAATAAAGGCAAGAATGTTTATGATACTCTCCAAGATGTATATGATGCGCTTGAGGAAAAGGGCTATAATCCAATTAATCAGATTGTCGGCTACCTATTGTCTGGCGATCCAGCATACATTCCGCGGCACAATGACGCTCGTAATTTGATTTTGAAGCATGAGCGTGATGAAATTATTGAAGAACTTGTCAAAAGTTATCTTGGAAAAGACAAGTAA
- the ruvX gene encoding Holliday junction resolvase RuvX translates to MRLIGLDIGSKTVGVAVSDELGITAQKVETIPIDEAKFSFGMRPLKKIVRQYDADGFVLGLPKNMDGTSGNSVARSKAYGERLTAKFGLPVYYSDERLTTIESRRVLIEEAGMHDRHQRKEVIDQMAAVLILQNYLDLHRKD, encoded by the coding sequence ATGCGTTTAATAGGTTTAGATATCGGGTCTAAGACGGTTGGCGTTGCCGTTAGCGATGAATTGGGGATTACTGCCCAAAAGGTAGAAACAATTCCAATTGATGAGGCTAAGTTTAGTTTTGGGATGCGCCCACTTAAAAAAATCGTGCGGCAATATGATGCGGATGGTTTTGTCTTGGGCTTACCCAAAAATATGGATGGTACATCTGGCAATTCGGTTGCGCGCAGTAAAGCTTATGGTGAGCGGTTGACTGCTAAGTTTGGCTTGCCCGTATATTATTCAGACGAGCGCCTGACAACGATTGAATCGCGTCGGGTCTTGATAGAAGAAGCTGGCATGCATGACCGCCACCAGCGCAAAGAAGTAATTGACCAAATGGCCGCTGTCTTGATTTTACAAAATTATTTAGACTTACACCGAAAGGATTAA
- a CDS encoding DUF1292 domain-containing protein, whose protein sequence is MTQEVHGDDRQITLVDDKGNEELYEVLFTFHSDDYDKSYILLYPAAVGDDEEVEVQAFSYDADDAGDVTSSDLHEIESDDEWNMVQGVLNTFLDDDRLSGE, encoded by the coding sequence ATGACACAAGAAGTTCACGGTGATGACCGGCAAATTACCCTTGTTGATGACAAGGGTAATGAAGAATTATACGAAGTTTTATTTACATTTCATTCAGATGACTATGACAAGTCTTACATCTTACTTTATCCAGCTGCAGTAGGCGATGATGAAGAAGTTGAAGTTCAAGCATTTAGTTATGATGCTGATGATGCAGGCGATGTGACCAGCAGCGATTTGCACGAAATTGAATCAGACGACGAATGGAACATGGTTCAAGGGGTGTTGAATACTTTCTTGGATGATGACCGTTTAAGTGGTGAATAA
- a CDS encoding endonuclease MutS2 has product MNDKILKTLEFSKITQRLADQAITAPAKERAINLKPSGDFAQVESSLKQTLALVNLLRIKGQLPLTDFEDVRPSTKRLRIKANLNAKELGNILLVLVLANEVNSFLADVNGEQLNLEAIAGIASKLDVPEMLLNELKRALDFDGEILDTASSNLARLRHDLKSNDEEIKMRMDAYTKGSSSKYLSEQIVTIRDDRYVIPVKQEYRAKFGGVVHDQSASGQTLFVEPGAVLSLNNRQQNLLAQERQEIHRILRQLSDLAREEVARLDAIATALTELDFLQAKAHLARAMKATEPKLSRNHELNLLQARHPLIDPDKVLPNDIRLGLEFDTMLITGPNTGGKTITLKTTGLLQLMAQAGLFIPAAEGSQVGVFKDICADIGDEQSIEQSLSTFSSHINDIIQIMKKVDDQTLVLIDEIGAGTDPEEGASLAISILDFLRKKKAKIMVTTHYPELKLYGYNRSRTSNASMEFDVKTLSPTYRLQIGIPGHSNAFAIARRLGMREDVVKMAQELMFDENSDINTMIVRLDKQTKAATDARNHLESSLDRSEKLAEKLQQALDWYNQRVQKQLEFAQERANEVVAKKRKKADQIIAKLEEQHGSVKQNEVIAAKGEFNQLAKQEENLAHNKVLQREKKRHHVTVGDRVKVLSYGQVGTITKRLGEHQYEVQMGIIKVKVSDRDVEKISGEIKTKPQKTVRATSANRRSNARSELDLRGQRYEEAMTNLDRYLDSVLLAGLDVVTIIHGIGTGAIRKGVWQYLASSNHVKSYNYAPANEGGNGATIVHLK; this is encoded by the coding sequence ATGAATGACAAAATATTAAAAACGTTGGAATTTTCTAAAATTACGCAAAGGTTGGCAGATCAAGCAATTACGGCACCAGCTAAGGAGCGGGCAATAAACTTAAAGCCTAGTGGTGACTTTGCTCAAGTCGAATCATCTTTGAAGCAGACTTTGGCGTTAGTTAATTTATTGCGAATTAAGGGTCAATTGCCGCTGACCGATTTTGAGGATGTCCGTCCTAGTACCAAGCGTTTGCGGATCAAAGCTAATTTAAATGCTAAAGAGCTGGGGAATATCCTGCTTGTTTTGGTATTGGCCAATGAAGTTAATAGCTTTTTGGCAGATGTTAATGGCGAACAACTAAACTTAGAGGCAATTGCAGGAATTGCCTCTAAGTTAGATGTTCCCGAAATGTTATTGAACGAACTTAAACGCGCGCTTGACTTTGACGGTGAGATTTTGGATACGGCTTCAAGCAACTTGGCTCGCTTGCGCCACGACTTAAAGAGTAATGACGAAGAAATCAAGATGCGAATGGATGCTTATACTAAGGGCAGTAGCAGTAAATATTTATCAGAGCAGATCGTGACCATTCGTGATGACCGCTATGTTATTCCGGTTAAACAAGAATATCGGGCAAAATTTGGCGGTGTGGTTCATGATCAAAGTGCCAGTGGGCAGACTTTATTCGTGGAACCCGGTGCAGTTTTAAGTTTGAACAATCGCCAACAGAATTTATTGGCTCAAGAACGGCAAGAAATTCACCGCATTTTACGGCAATTATCAGACTTAGCACGTGAAGAAGTGGCGCGACTCGATGCAATTGCCACGGCCTTAACCGAACTGGACTTTTTGCAGGCTAAGGCACATCTAGCTCGGGCAATGAAAGCAACTGAACCAAAATTAAGTCGAAATCATGAATTGAATTTATTGCAGGCACGCCACCCGCTGATTGATCCAGATAAGGTCTTGCCTAATGATATTCGCTTGGGACTTGAATTTGATACGATGTTAATTACCGGTCCTAACACTGGTGGTAAAACAATTACGCTCAAGACAACTGGTCTTTTACAATTAATGGCACAAGCTGGTTTATTTATTCCAGCTGCTGAAGGCAGTCAGGTTGGCGTTTTTAAAGATATTTGTGCTGATATTGGTGATGAGCAGTCAATTGAGCAGTCGCTCAGTACTTTTTCATCGCACATCAACGATATTATTCAAATTATGAAAAAGGTTGACGATCAGACACTAGTTTTAATTGATGAAATTGGGGCTGGGACTGATCCAGAAGAAGGTGCCAGTCTGGCAATTAGTATTTTAGACTTTTTGCGTAAGAAAAAAGCTAAAATCATGGTCACAACGCACTATCCAGAATTAAAGCTGTACGGCTATAATCGCTCGCGGACAAGTAATGCATCGATGGAATTTGATGTGAAGACATTATCACCAACTTACCGTTTGCAGATTGGGATTCCTGGTCACAGTAATGCTTTTGCAATTGCGCGGCGGCTGGGAATGCGTGAGGATGTTGTTAAAATGGCGCAGGAATTGATGTTTGATGAAAATTCGGATATTAATACCATGATTGTGCGCTTAGACAAGCAGACTAAGGCAGCAACTGATGCTCGTAATCATTTGGAAAGTAGCCTTGACCGCAGTGAAAAGTTAGCGGAAAAATTGCAGCAGGCACTTGATTGGTATAATCAACGTGTGCAAAAGCAACTTGAGTTTGCGCAAGAACGGGCAAATGAGGTTGTTGCTAAAAAGCGCAAGAAAGCCGATCAAATTATTGCCAAGTTGGAAGAGCAGCACGGTAGTGTTAAGCAAAATGAGGTAATCGCTGCCAAGGGTGAATTTAACCAATTAGCAAAACAGGAAGAAAATCTGGCGCACAATAAGGTGTTGCAGCGTGAAAAGAAGCGGCATCATGTTACAGTTGGCGATCGGGTTAAAGTTTTGTCTTATGGTCAAGTGGGAACAATTACTAAACGCCTAGGTGAGCACCAATATGAAGTGCAAATGGGGATTATTAAGGTTAAAGTTAGTGATCGCGATGTTGAAAAGATTTCGGGTGAAATTAAGACTAAACCACAAAAAACGGTACGTGCCACTAGTGCTAATCGTCGCAGCAATGCTCGTAGTGAACTTGACTTGCGCGGTCAACGCTATGAGGAAGCTATGACCAATCTTGATCGCTATCTTGATTCGGTTTTGTTAGCTGGACTTGATGTTGTGACAATTATTCATGGTATTGGTACTGGAGCTATTCGTAAGGGTGTTTGGCAATATTTGGCTTCTAGCAACCATGTTAAGAGTTATAATTATGCGCCAGCAAACGAAGGTGGCAATGGCGCAACAATTGTTCATTTAAAGTAA
- the trxA gene encoding thioredoxin, with protein MVDELTDENFEEETKDGVVLTDFWATWCGPCKMQSPVVEQLAEERQDVKFTKMDVDQNKETPSALGIMAIPTMIIKKDGKIVDRLTGYTPKPKLDQILSQYTD; from the coding sequence ATGGTTGATGAATTAACAGATGAAAATTTTGAAGAAGAAACTAAAGATGGTGTTGTTTTAACAGACTTTTGGGCAACTTGGTGTGGTCCATGTAAGATGCAATCACCAGTTGTTGAGCAATTGGCTGAGGAACGTCAAGACGTTAAGTTCACTAAGATGGACGTTGATCAAAATAAAGAAACGCCAAGCGCTTTAGGAATTATGGCGATTCCAACAATGATTATTAAAAAAGATGGTAAGATTGTTGATCGGTTGACCGGTTATACACCAAAGCCAAAGCTTGACCAAATCTTAAGTCAATATACTGATTAG
- the mscL gene encoding large-conductance mechanosensitive channel protein MscL has translation MLKEFKEFIQRGNVIDLAVGVIIGGAFTNIVNSLVNNLINPLIGLFIGKIDLSNLVLRVGGATFKYGAFINTVINFLIIAIIVFLLVKGINRLTKHQPEKEAPAGPTTDDYLREIRDLLKEK, from the coding sequence ATGCTTAAAGAATTTAAAGAATTTATTCAACGCGGCAACGTCATTGATTTGGCCGTTGGTGTAATTATCGGTGGTGCCTTTACCAATATCGTCAATTCTCTGGTCAACAACTTGATTAATCCACTAATTGGATTATTTATTGGCAAAATTGACCTTTCAAATCTAGTTTTACGAGTTGGCGGCGCAACTTTTAAATACGGCGCCTTTATCAATACAGTAATTAACTTTTTAATTATTGCAATCATCGTATTCCTCTTAGTTAAGGGAATTAACCGACTAACTAAGCATCAACCAGAAAAAGAGGCACCAGCTGGACCGACAACTGACGATTACTTACGTGAAATTCGTGACCTCTTAAAAGAAAAATAA
- a CDS encoding YslB family protein has protein sequence MQNNEQSEHVYFINQLYRDFILPQILGDDDDAILYWAGKRVARKYDLASYEDVNSFFATAEFGTLTKIKEKRATIIFELSGQTVIDRLNSDSHEFSLEAGIVAEAMQKQNGRITECDVNIDEKKQKVQLIAQFD, from the coding sequence ATGCAAAATAATGAGCAAAGCGAACACGTATATTTTATTAATCAATTGTACCGTGACTTCATCTTACCGCAAATCTTAGGCGATGACGATGACGCTATCTTATATTGGGCCGGTAAGCGCGTCGCCCGCAAATATGATTTAGCCTCCTATGAAGACGTCAATAGCTTTTTTGCGACAGCTGAATTTGGTACTTTAACTAAAATTAAAGAAAAGCGGGCAACAATCATTTTTGAATTAAGTGGTCAAACTGTCATCGACCGCCTGAATAGTGACAGTCACGAATTTTCGCTTGAGGCTGGTATCGTCGCCGAGGCAATGCAAAAGCAAAACGGCCGTATTACTGAATGTGACGTGAACATTGATGAAAAAAAGCAAAAGGTCCAATTAATTGCTCAATTTGATTAA
- the murI gene encoding glutamate racemase — translation MNNRPVGLLDSGVGGLSVVKKVLQKMPHESTVFIGDNANIPYGDKSQADIIDLTRQSVKFLLSKNVKLIIFACNTATAAAMTAIQQEVDQQIVGVIQSGGLLAAQTTQNKKVAVVATNYTISHHAYQQEINFRDPEIKVTELAAPKLVPLIEQDADEATCLEAVKSTLAPIMTQEFDTLVLGCTHYPLIKAQFAQALGDKVKLVDPADQVAQYTANVMERDGLLSTADNEPTHEYYTTGDVAMFNELGSKFLNDPAFRARHLIKGEDY, via the coding sequence ATGAACAATCGTCCAGTTGGTCTGTTAGATTCCGGTGTTGGTGGGTTAAGTGTCGTAAAAAAAGTACTGCAAAAAATGCCGCATGAATCAACGGTTTTTATTGGGGATAATGCCAACATTCCTTATGGCGACAAGTCACAAGCAGACATTATTGACCTTACGCGGCAAAGTGTTAAGTTTTTATTAAGTAAAAACGTTAAGCTAATTATTTTTGCCTGCAATACTGCAACAGCTGCCGCAATGACTGCTATTCAACAAGAAGTTGACCAACAAATTGTTGGTGTTATCCAATCTGGGGGACTTCTGGCGGCACAAACAACGCAAAACAAAAAAGTTGCCGTGGTGGCAACGAACTATACGATTTCTCACCACGCTTATCAACAAGAAATTAACTTTCGTGATCCTGAAATTAAGGTAACTGAATTAGCTGCACCCAAGTTGGTGCCGCTAATTGAGCAAGATGCTGATGAGGCGACTTGCCTTGAAGCAGTTAAATCAACTTTAGCTCCGATTATGACGCAGGAATTTGATACGTTAGTTTTGGGGTGTACCCATTATCCATTAATTAAGGCTCAGTTTGCCCAAGCTCTTGGGGATAAAGTTAAGTTGGTTGATCCGGCTGATCAAGTAGCACAATACACGGCAAACGTTATGGAACGCGATGGTTTACTAAGTACAGCTGATAATGAACCGACACATGAATATTACACAACTGGTGATGTAGCAATGTTTAATGAATTGGGCAGCAAATTTTTAAACGATCCGGCATTTAGGGCGCGACATTTGATTAAGGGAGAAGATTACTGA
- a CDS encoding XTP/dITP diphosphatase — protein sequence MMKEILFATTNQGKVKELRGAFAQAGIEAVIKTNADLDNPPIVDEYGTTFEQNAKLKAHELADFSGMTTIADDSGLMVDALDGAPGVHSARYAGEGHNDAQNNAKLLAELGGVPQEKRTAKFNTTIVASMPGQFDHDLVVDGQCAGQILAAPRGEDGFGYDPLFYVPETGKTFAQMTLDEKNSLSHRGRAIVKLLAAWPEWLAQFN from the coding sequence CTGATGAAAGAAATTCTATTTGCGACGACTAATCAAGGTAAAGTTAAAGAGTTGCGTGGGGCCTTTGCACAGGCAGGGATTGAAGCTGTGATTAAAACTAATGCGGACTTGGACAATCCACCAATTGTGGATGAATACGGCACAACTTTTGAACAAAATGCCAAGCTCAAGGCACACGAACTTGCTGACTTTAGTGGAATGACTACAATTGCCGATGATTCTGGGTTAATGGTTGATGCGCTTGACGGCGCCCCAGGAGTGCATTCTGCGCGTTATGCTGGTGAAGGTCATAATGATGCCCAGAATAATGCAAAATTATTGGCAGAGCTTGGCGGTGTTCCACAAGAAAAAAGAACAGCCAAGTTTAATACAACGATTGTTGCTTCAATGCCAGGTCAGTTTGACCATGATCTTGTAGTTGATGGTCAATGTGCTGGGCAGATTCTGGCAGCACCCCGCGGCGAAGATGGCTTTGGCTATGATCCGCTATTTTATGTACCAGAAACGGGTAAAACTTTTGCGCAAATGACTTTGGATGAAAAAAATAGCCTGTCGCATCGCGGCCGGGCAATTGTTAAGTTGCTTGCAGCATGGCCGGAATGGTTGGCACAATTTAATTAA
- a CDS encoding mechanosensitive ion channel family protein, giving the protein MNNLLKINRQFLKLNWDSIGEHLLTVIWQLVLSTAIFYIIDYCGKRIINHYLKHSKRPQNKRTRTVAALINSIFSYTVIFFYLFGVLSILGIPIGTLLASAGIFSLALGMGAQGFVSDLVNGFFILSEDQFDVGDIVQINNQTGTVVQLGLRTTRLKGTDGSIIYIPNRNISIVQNLAHGGIGLDITLQLNVQNDFNKVRALIKQANNQVGLAKKTLVQGPKIIGITSQTAKTVNYVIHFQVKPGREKDVQDIYLAAYLKILQDNKITLAG; this is encoded by the coding sequence ATGAATAATTTACTTAAAATAAATCGACAGTTTTTAAAATTAAACTGGGACAGTATCGGTGAACATTTGCTAACTGTAATCTGGCAGCTAGTCTTATCAACAGCAATCTTTTATATCATTGACTACTGCGGCAAAAGAATTATAAACCATTATTTAAAGCATAGTAAACGACCCCAAAATAAGCGTACTAGAACCGTAGCTGCTTTAATAAATAGTATTTTTAGCTATACCGTAATTTTCTTTTACTTATTTGGAGTTTTATCGATTTTGGGGATTCCAATTGGGACTCTTTTAGCAAGTGCCGGCATCTTTTCCCTAGCTTTAGGAATGGGCGCACAAGGCTTTGTCAGCGACTTAGTTAACGGCTTTTTCATTCTAAGTGAAGACCAATTTGACGTCGGCGATATTGTCCAAATTAATAATCAAACGGGTACTGTGGTTCAGTTGGGACTTAGAACCACGCGGCTCAAGGGCACTGACGGATCCATTATCTACATTCCTAACCGCAATATTTCAATTGTGCAAAATCTGGCTCACGGCGGCATTGGCCTTGATATTACCTTGCAATTAAATGTCCAAAATGACTTTAACAAGGTTCGCGCGCTGATTAAACAGGCAAATAATCAGGTCGGGCTTGCTAAAAAGACGTTAGTGCAAGGACCTAAGATTATCGGCATCACTAGCCAAACTGCAAAAACCGTCAACTATGTGATCCACTTCCAAGTTAAACCCGGCAGAGAAAAAGACGTGCAGGATATTTACTTAGCGGCTTATCTCAAGATTTTACAAGACAACAAGATCACTTTAGCAGGATAG
- a CDS encoding DUF948 domain-containing protein codes for MEISYGALAGLIAAVALLILVLFAIPVLVRAAKATKEAKKTIQIANESIQQVAKDVDGLLDQTNDLLDKTNVLLADVNVKMKTLDPVVQAAADLGESVSDVNASSRKMAKRFSSVHFKRNGAVSSALTAMFARRKRRKGED; via the coding sequence ATGGAAATTTCCTATGGTGCGCTAGCAGGCTTAATTGCTGCTGTTGCATTACTAATTTTAGTACTTTTCGCTATTCCGGTGCTGGTTCGTGCCGCAAAGGCTACTAAAGAAGCAAAGAAAACAATTCAAATTGCGAATGAGTCAATCCAGCAAGTTGCCAAAGATGTTGATGGCTTGCTCGACCAAACAAATGATTTGCTTGACAAGACCAATGTCTTGCTAGCTGATGTTAATGTCAAGATGAAGACCTTAGATCCAGTTGTTCAAGCAGCTGCAGATTTAGGTGAAAGTGTCTCAGATGTTAATGCTTCTTCGCGGAAAATGGCAAAGCGGTTCAGCAGTGTTCATTTTAAGCGTAATGGGGCTGTTTCTTCTGCTTTAACAGCAATGTTTGCACGGCGCAAGCGTCGTAAAGGTGAAGATTAA
- a CDS encoding DUF1269 domain-containing family protein, whose translation MKKFTSFLFGTIVGCAAGFVAGSLFVTDDQVDDLKNKVKNNDTVQDLKKKYDNGTEVVKNQLASFPKNVEDDSELKDFDDIVIDDSNENVAQSDNAENTVADLHDAENDTDVESPIYPQE comes from the coding sequence ATGAAAAAATTTACAAGTTTTTTATTTGGTACAATCGTTGGTTGTGCCGCAGGATTTGTTGCAGGATCATTGTTTGTCACTGATGATCAAGTTGACGATTTAAAGAATAAAGTTAAGAATAACGATACTGTTCAAGACTTGAAGAAGAAATATGACAACGGTACCGAAGTTGTTAAGAATCAATTAGCATCATTTCCTAAGAATGTTGAAGATGATTCTGAATTAAAAGATTTCGATGATATTGTGATTGACGATTCGAATGAAAATGTTGCTCAAAGTGACAATGCGGAAAACACAGTTGCTGATTTGCACGATGCCGAAAACGACACTGATGTTGAATCACCAATTTATCCACAAGAATAA